ATAGGGCTCCTGCACCTCGACCACGTCGAATTGCCGCCGCGGATTGGTGATGCCGGCCGCGCGATAGATGCGGCGCGCCGCGATCGCCAGCGGCTCCGAGACCACCATCGAGCGCGACGGTGCGTTGTCCGCCTCGCAGAAATAGCCCATGCCGCGGATCCAGGCTGGCCGGTCCGTCGACTTCGCGGCCGCCTTTTCCGAGGACAGCACGATCGCCGCGGCCCCGTCGGAGATCGGCGGCACGTCTAGGAGCTTGATCGGCCAGGCCAAGGGCTTGGAGGCCAGCACCTCCTCGACCGTGACTTCCTTCTTTACGTGAGCATGAGGGTTGCGCATGGCGTTCTTACGGTTCTTGACCGCAACCATCGCCGCCGCTTCCTCGGTATGACCGAGCACATCCATGCGCGCCCGCCAGTAGGCAGCCGAAAATCCCATGATGCCGACGGCGAACTCGCGACCCCAGAATGGATCGTAGAGCGTCGAGATCGAGTATTGCAGGGCGCCTTCCGACAGCTTGTCGTATGCCACGACGAGGACGCGCTCGGCGAAGCCACCGGCGATCTGGTAGTAGCCGGCAAGCGCCCCTGCGAGACCGGTGCCGCCGCCGCTGGTGATGCGCACGAGCGGCTTTTGCGAGGCGCCGATCGCGTCGCACACCCACTTCTCCGGCTGATTGACCGCAGCGAACAGCACCGGACCCGTGGCGACGACGACAGAGTCGATGTCCTCCATCGCAAGCTTCGCATCGGCAAGCGCGCGGTCGACCGCTTCGCGCACCAGACCCGCCTGGCTCACATCGGTTCGGCGGCGCGAGTGATGCGTCTGGCCGAGACCAACGATACCAACGTGACGACCCATGGATCAGGCCTCCAGGGTTACGACGCAATGCGTCTGCATGCCGACGCCGCCCCAGCCATGGACGATCGCCGAGGAGGGGTTCCGCAAGTCGTAAGTGTCCGGATAAAGCAGCTGACGCGACGCTTCGGCAAGACGCACGAGCCCGGTCGCCATGATCGGATCGGCCGGCAGTGAACCGCCCGAGCGGTTGACCACGGTCCCGCCCTCGCTCTTCAGCAAATCGATGCCGTGGCCCGGCTTGGCCAAGCCCAAGGCCTCCATGACCATGAGCTCGCCGACAGCCGAGGACGCGCCAAGTTCGGCGAGCGAGGCTTCCGGCCTCTTCCATCCGGCGCGCGCATAGGCGGTCTTCGCCGCCTTCTCGCAGGCTTCAAGGGCGCCGGCGCTGCGCGCTGCGAAAGAATGGCGGTCGGCCGAAGCGCCAAGCCCGGTGATCCAGACCGGCGTCCGGTTGATGCGACGCGCGATCTCCTCGGAGACCAGCAGCACCGCGACCGCGCCGTCGACCGGGCGCGACATCATCAGCTTCGTGAGCGGCCGGGCGACGTTGACCGAAGCCAGCACGTCCATCTCGCTGGGGACGCTCGGGATCTGAACCTTGGCGTAGCGCGACGCGTCGGACCACCGCTTGACGGCGAGACCGGCGAGATCTTTGGGCGCGAGCTTGTGCTTGGCCAGATAGCGCTGCGCCTGCATGCCGCTGGCCGCGCGGTGGTCGAAGCCGACCGGACGCTGATAGAACGGCTCGCACTGGGTCGCGTAGAAGGCGTTGAAGTCGGATTCCGACGGTTTCGAATAGGCGATGATCAAGCCGATATCGGCGCCGCCGGCGGCGATCTTGGTGGCACCGTAGAGCGCCGCCCAGAGACCGTCTTCCTCGACCCGCGACTCTTCCTTGTGATGCGCCCCCATGGCGCCGAGGAAGCCGCAATTGGAGATGCTGCGGCCGTCGAGGACGTCACTGCCGGAGTCGATGATGAAGTCCACGTCGTCCAGGTCGAGCCCGGTTCCCTTGAACACGCCCGCCACCACCGAGGAGATCAGATCAATGTGCTGGGCCTCGCTCCAAGCCGAACGAAGTTCGGTTTGTGCGGAGGAAATCACCGCTACCTTGCTGGGCGTCATGCCTTCATTTCCGCATCTATAGGTGGCCAGCCGGACCGTCAAACGCCGCAATCAGCACAATCAACAGGTCCGGCGCTGCATTCGCGATACGCACAGTGCCCACTGGATAGGCAGGCTGTCAAGCACAAAAGTCGAAAATTTATCGGGAACGCGAAAACCGACGGAGACGTTGGAACGGTGATTAGCCGCGTTTTTACTGGAATCTTGCGCCGTGACCGGGAGAGGCAATATACTAATGGATCCGAATATGTTTCGGGTTTTAAAGGGTTAATCGATGTCCAAGGATTTTCGCGAGACGGCGCTGCAGGCCCGGATTACGGGCGACGATTTCGGAAGCTTCGTCACCGCCGCCGCCGATCGCTGCCGGGAGGACACCAGCGAGCGCAAGCAGGACCGCAGCAAGCGGCGTGAGCAGGAGATCCTGAGAGCCGCCATTCGGGTTTTTGCCCGAGACGGCATCTCTCGCGCCCGCATCGGCGACGTCGCCGCGGAGGCGGGCATGCCGGTCTCCTCGATTTACGAATACTACCAGAGCAAGGAAGACCTTGCCTATGCGGTGCCGGCCTCGCATCTCGGCCGGTTCTTCAGCGAATATGCTGAAGCCGCGGTCGGGAAGAAGACCGCGTGGGAGCGTCTTCGCCTTTATCTCTGGCTCGCAGCCGACTTCGCCCGGCGCAACCCCGAATGGGCACGGATGCTCTACCTTGAGATCTGGCCGAGCGTCATGATCGGACAGACACCGGTCCGCAAGGCGCTCGACGACTACGTCCGCGTCATCGTCTATCTACTGCGCCAGGGCGCGGCCGGCGGCGAATGGCAGGCCGAGCGGAATCCCTATGAGATGGCTGCGATCCTCACCGGCAGCGTTAACCAGGTCATCATCACCTGGCTGCTCTATCGAAAGCCATCGAACCTAATGAAGGCGGTCGACTCAATGATCGAGCGCGTCATGACGTTGCTGCCGACGAACGAGCTCAGGCCCGGGAAGCGGATGAAGAAGGCAGCTGGCCGGAAAGGCTGATTGCATGTCTGTCACTATTGGATCGTTCGAGGTGACGGTGCAAGAAGATGGCGTCGCAGCCGTCCTCTTTTCCCGTCCGCCGGTCAACGCCGTCTCACTCTCGGTTTACGAAGACATCGGAAAGCTCGCGGACACGGTTGAGGCCGATACAAGTATCCGGGTCGTTGTTCTCACGGCGCCGGAGGAATCGCGTGCCTGGTGCGGCGGTGCTGATCTTCGTGACTTCAAGGGGATGAATCCGGAGCGCTGGAAGGAACGCTACGGCTTCATCAATGCCACAATCCCTCGCTTTGCTCGCCTCGATCGGCCGGTCATCGCGGCGATTAATGGCAACGCCATCGGGATCGGCATGGTTCTCGCGGGCCTCTGTGACATGCGCGTGGCGTCCGAGGAAGCGCAATTTTCTTGTCCTGAGATCGACTATGGGCTGGTCACCGGCGGTGCCGGCCTCTTCGCGATGTTGAAGATGCCGGAGGCGAAGATGCGAGAGATCCTGTTCACCGGCCGCAAGTTCACGGCACGCGAGCTGGAGCCGACTGGCTACTTCAACTACGTGATGCCAAAAGCCGAGGTCGTGCCGAATGCCCTCGAGCTCGCCAGCGCCATCGCCATCGCCGCCAAGAGCTTGCCGGCGATCCGGGCACGCAAGGTGGCCTCGCTCGGGCTCGAAGGGCGCAGCTGGATGGAAGCCTACCTCGATGCCCAGGCACCGTCGGCTCAGCTCGCTACGGGCGCCGATGGCGGCGAGGCTGTCCGCGCCTTCCTGGAGCGCCGGGCGCCGCAACTCCGTGACCGCTAAGCTAGAAAAGGGCCGTGCGGCTCGGAGCCCCGCTTTGGGACAAATCTGGGACAGCGCGGTGTGAATTGATCTGCACCGGCCTGCATCGATCTGCATCGTCCTGCGCTGATCCCGTTAACCTTTGCCACCCCTGCCCTAGGGTTTCCGCGGGCCTGATTCGCTCTTGAAAACCGGCAGACCTGCAAGGGTCTCGTGGGTTCGGATCACACCCCATCCGCCAATACGACCGATCTCCACAGATGTCCGCTTTGCGCCAGCCGCCATACGCTCATCGAGCAATTACGAGCGCCGAGCCCTGATGACTGCTCTGTGTGCTCATTGGGCCACCTGCCAGCCCCTTCTCCTACCGCGCGAGCCTCTCTCGCCCGTACAAAAGCAGCATCGCGATGATGACGAGGCCGTAGATGATCTGCCGTCCCGTCTCTTCCATCTGAACGACGGACAGTATCGACTGAAGGAGCGTGATCAGAATGACACCGGCGACAGTGCCGATATATTTGCCGCGCCCGCCAAGGATCGAGGCGCCGCCCAGTACAACGGCGGCGATCGAGGGCAGGAGATAAGCATCGCCCATAGCCTGCGCAGCCTTGCTCGCATAGCCTGCCAGCAATATGCCACCGAACGCGGAAAGGCCGCCCGCGATTGCGAATGTGACGAGAACGACGCGTTGGGTCTGGATCCCCGAGAGATAGATGGCGCGCTCGCCATTGCCGATGCCGTAGATCGCGCGCCCGAACGTCGTACGCGAAAGCACGAAGACCGTCGCGCCGCCGACCACCACCCAGACGACGAGTGCATTGGGCACGCCAAGCAGCGTATCTCCGGTAGCGATGAAGCGCATTGCGGCCGACGACGAGTCTTGCGGCGAGAACCCACCGGTGTGGACCACCATCAGTCCTTGCGCGACCGCGTTCACAGCCAGGGTGATGATCATCGAGGGCAGGCGGAGGTAGGCGACGCCAATGCCATTGGCGAGGCCGAGTCCCACGCCGCAAAGAACGCCGAAGGGTATGGCGAGCGCTTCGCCGATCGGGCCCCATCCCGTCGCCGCCGTCGACATCATGCCCCCGACGGCCACCACCCAAGGCACCGACAGGTCGATCTGCCCGAGCAGGATAACCAGCATCATGCCGGTGGCGATAATGCCAAGGAACGAGGCGACCTTGAGCTGTTGCAGCAGATATTCGGGCGACAGAAAGCGCGAGGAATAGAGGCTGCCGAGCAACAACAGCAGGATGATGCATCCGAAGGCGGTTGCCACCGCCGGATCGACCCTTCGCCACTGTGCGCCTCGGGTCGTCATCGGGGGCGGCTTCATTAGAACAGGTCGAGACGATTGCGGATTTGAAACAGCCGTACCGAACCAAGGCATACGGCCGCCAGAAGCACGACGCCTTGGAACAGGGGCTGCCACAGAGGCTCGAGATCGAAGACGAACAAGAGGTCGCCGATGGTCCGAAACATCAGGGCTCCGAATATCGCGCCGATCGCGCTGCCCGATCCCCCGAACAATGAGACGCCGCCAAGCACGGCGGCGGCGATCGAAAACAGCGTGTAGGATCCGCCGTTCGCCGCCGAGGCCTCGCCAGAGGCGGTGATGAAGGTGAGGAAGAGGCCGCCGACCGCCGCGATCAGTCCGGACAGGACATAGACGAGGAAGCTGGCAGCGCGGACGGGCACGCCGGACATATAGGCGGCCGCTGCCGATGAGCCGACCGCGTAGGCCGCTCGCCCGATCGCCGAACGCCGGAATGGAATCCAGATCACAAGGACGACGACGAGGAGCGCGACCAGGCTCGCCGGGACCACGCCCCAAATGCGGCCGGTGAAGGCGTCGGCGAGGTCCGAGTCGACATCGCCGCCGGGGACCGGCCTTATCGCCAGCGCGACCCCAAAATAGATCGCACCGGTGGCGATCGTCGTCACGATCGGTTGTAGGCGTCCATAGATCACGATTGCACCGTTGATCGCGCCGCAGACCAATCCCGCGAGCAGCACACCTGCGACGCCCAAGCCGACCATCGCGGGCGCACCGAGCACGATCGCGGAGGCGAGGCAATTGGTGAGAACAAGCATCATGCCGACCGACAGATCGATTCCAGCGGTCAGGACCACGAATGTCTGCGCCATCGCGATCAGCGCCAGCAGTACGCCCTTGTTGGCCGCCGTCTGAACGACATTGGCAGTGAAGCCGGCGGGATGGTTGCTGGCGTAAACGGCGAACATGAGGATGAAGAACACGAATGCGAGCAGCGTTCCCCGATGTTCGCCCAGCCGATAGCGCCAGTCCCTCACCCTCTCATCGCCGACACCATATCGCCCCCCTCGCTGTGCGTTGCCATGTTTAGGGCGCTGCTGATCAGCGCGCGCTCGGTGATCTCTTCGCCGACAAGCATGCGTTTCGCGGTGCCATCATAAAGGACAAGCACGCGGTTGCAGCAGCCGATCAGTTCGTCGTAGTCGGTCGAATAGAAGACAATCGCGGCGCCGGTCGCGGCGAGCCTGCGCAGGAGCGGATATATCTCCGCCTTGGTGCCGACGTCGATGCCGCGGGTGGGATCATTCAGCAGGATGATGCGCGGTTTGACCATCAGCCACTTGGCGATGACCACCTTCTGCTGGTTGCCACCCGAAAGCGAACCGACGGGAACATCCGTCCCATCGGTTCGGATGGCGAGCAATTTGATCATTTCCTCGACCAGCTGACGCTCCCTTGCGCGATCGACGACCCCGCGAGAGGCAATGCTGTCGAACGCGGCGAAGGAAAGATTGACGCTGACCGACATCGGCAGAACCAGTCCTTCAATCTTGCGGTCCTCCGGGATCAGCGCCATGCCGATGCTCCTGGCCTTGGCGGCGTTCGGGCTCGAAATGGAGGTCGGCACGCCGTCGATCAGGATTTCGCCCGACATGCCGCGCAGCACGCCGAACAGCGCGAGCAGAAGCTCCCGCTGCCCTTGCCCGTCGAGGCCGCCCAGACCCACGACCTCGCCCGCGCGAACGGCCAGAGAAATGTCCTTCAGCCGGCCGGACCAGGACAGATTGCGCACCTCGAGGACCGGCGGCTTGTCGCTTGCGGCGAGTGCCAGCTTGGGCGGGAAGACATGGCTGTATTCACGCCCGATCATCAATTCCACGACCTCATTGTCGCTTTTCTCGCCGGCCCGATAGGTCGCGACATTGCGACCGTTGCGAAAGACAGTGCACCGATCCGCGAGCTCGGCGATCTCATGCATGCGATGCGAGATATAGAGCAGCGCCAGGCCCTCGGAGCGCAGCCGCTTCAGCACCACGAACACCTTGGCCACATCGGCCGCCGTCAGCGCCGAGGTCGCCTCGTCGAGGATGAGCACGCGCGGATCGCGCGCCAGCGCCTTGGCGATTTCCACCATCTGTCGGCGCGACAACGGCAGGTCCTTAACCGGCGCGAGAGGATGAATGTCCTCGGCGCCAGCCCGGGCGAGCGCTTCTTCCGCGATCCTGCGCTGGGCATGCCTGTCGATCAGGCCAAATTTTGTCGGCGGATTGCTGATCGAGATGTTGTCTGCGACCGACAGGTCGGGAATCAGCGAGAGCTCCTGGAAGATGCAGACGATGCCCGCCTGATTGGCCGCCGCGGGAGAGGCGAATTTGATCTCGCGTCCATCGAGCAGCATGCGGCCTTCATCGGGCTCGACGACCCCCGACATGATCTTGATGAGCGTTGATTTCCCGGCGCCGTTCTCGCCGAGAATCGCGTGAATTTGTTCCGCTTCGACCGTCAGATCGGCTTTTTCCAGCGCCTTGACGCCGCCGTATCTCTTGGACGTGCCTTCCATGCGGAATAGCGGGACTGCGACGGGCTCCATCCTCTCCCTCTAAGACAAGCGCCGCGGGATCCCCTCTCCCGCGGCGCCGATCCTAGCAGATGTCGTTACTTGTTCTCTTTTGACTGGCCCATGATCTCCTGGGCGGTGAAGTTGATGTGGCACGTCGGGAACGAGTTGCCGACGAAGAAATTGTCGGACTGAGCCGAATAGTAATCCTGCCCATCCTTGAGGTTTGGATCCTCAACCTTTGCCAGCGGCAGCTTAACCGACTGCGGTACCACCTGACCTTCCAGCGCCACGATCGCGGTGTGAATGGCGACCGCGACCTGTGCCGGCCCGGTGCCCGCCGAAGCGCATTTCAGGCCGCCGGACGAAAGCTTCGCGCAGAACTTGCGGAAGCCGTTTTCCGTCTCGCCGCCGAAGGGAACCATGGGATGCTTGGCGTCGATCATCGCCTGCACGACGCCGGTGTCGCCGCCCTGCGCGGTGATGCCGTCGAAATGCTTCTGCACCGCGATCGCGTCGGCGGTAGCCTTCTGCGCAGTTGGATCGTCCCACTTGCCGACGACCTCGATGACGTCCCACTTCTTGCCCGACTTGCCGAGCGTCTCGTGGATGCCGTCATGGCGGTCGCGGTCGACGGAGGTGCCCACCACACCGCGAACTTCCAGGATCTTGCCGCCATTCGGCACATTCTTGATCAGCCAGTCGGCCCAATAGACGCCCAGGCCCTTCTGGTCGACGTTGACGTTGATCGCATCCTCGGTGTCGAGGATATTGTCGAAGGCGATGAGAATGACGCCCGCGTCATTGGCCCGCTTGATCACCGGCTTGAAGGCGGCCGGATTCTGAGCGTTGACGACGATCGCATCGAAGCCGGAATCAATGAAGTTGTTGATCGCCGCGATCTGCGCCGCGACGTCCTCGCCCGTGGAGACGACCTTGAATTCCTTGAGCTTGGCGGCAATTTCGGGTTGCGCCGCATAGGCCTTGGCCGTTTGGATCATCTGGATGCGCCAGGTATTGGCGATGAAGCCGTTGGCGAGTGCGATGCGGTACGGCCCCTTCTTGGCCGGATATTGGAAGAACTTCGTCTGCTGGGCCCATGGCACGAAACAACCTGGATCCGCCGACGGACCAGCCACGATCTTCGGACCGGCCAGCGATGATACGGAATTCAGGATGCTGACGGCGGTCAAGAGCGCGGCGACAGCCGCGATGCGACAAAGATTGCGAGTACGTTTCACGTTTTCCTCCCTCTTGCTGCAATCACCATTTCAGCCTCGGGCTGTTGCCTCGAAGCTTCGCGCTGGCGCGAACAGCTGGATGCCACCCGATGAAGAGTGGTCGGTGTTTCAGTTGGCGTACGATTGTCCAAGTTAAAGACACCTTCAACCCTAGCGTCAACCTATCTGCTTGCTTTTGCCTCAACTCCCTCGTCGCTTCGGGCTGAGGCGGCTTGCCCCAGGCGCCGTCTTCTCGACGGATCGAGCGAGCGTCTCCTGGACGATCGCATCGCGGGCCTCGACGAGGTGTCGACGCATGGCACGCTCCGCCTCGTCCTGGTCGCCAGCGGACAGCGCGGCCAGAATCGATTGATGCTCGGCCATCGTCCCCTCCGCCCGGTCAAGCCGCATGGAGAAGCGGCGGACCAGGTGCGCCTGATCGATCAGCGCGGCATGGATGGCGGCAAGCCGGCGGTTGCCGGTCGCCGACACGATCAGGACATGGAAGCGGTTGTCGGCGGCGAGCGCCTTGTCGGCGCGCACGATGCGCCCGCGATCGCAGGCGGCGGTGAAATCGGCGATGGTCCGGGAAAGCTCGCCAAGGAGGGCACGGTGGGCTCCCCGATCCATGGCACGCCGCACGGCGGCGGTTTCGACGATCTCGCGCGCCTCGTACAGATCGGCTACGTCGGCCGGATCGAATTCGCGGATGACGGTGCCGCGGCGCGGCAGCACTTCGACCAGGCCCTCGCTCTCCAACTGCTTTAGCGCCTCCTTGATCGGGGAGACGCTCACCGTCAGCTCTTCGGCGAGACGATCGACGTCGAGGCGATGACCGGGCTCAAACTCGAGCGCCAGGATACGGCGTCTCAGCTCGGCATAGCTTTGAACAGCAAGAGTTTCCCGGATGATTGCCACGAGCAACTCTGAAATTTTAAATTTCAGCCGTAGCATGGATCCAGGTCTGGACCTTGTCAACAGCGGTCGAATTACATCGTTTGGGCGGTGGTAAGCGAGGACGGGGCCTGGGCCCCCTGCCCTATGAAAAGGCCTCAATCGCTTCTGGAACCCGGCCGATCGGCATCATGGGGAATGACATTCTGCCGAATGTGGTGGCGCCGCTGCTGGTGCAGGCGACATGCATCTGCGTGAACGCAACGACCACCGAGGCTGAACTACACCTTCCGGCGTCCCAAATGAGTGCCGCGGGACTGAACGGCCTGGCGCTTCAATTTCCGCGACCCAGTCAGTAGACCCGGCGCGGATGCGTTTTGGGACAAATCTGGGACAGTGCGGTGTGAATTGATCCGCATCGGTCTGCATCAATCAGCATCGTATTGCACTGATCCCGTTAACCCCGGCCTCCCCTGCCCTAGCGCTTCCGCGGGTCTGATTCGCTCTTGAAAACCGGCAGACCTGCAAGGGTCTCGTGGGTTTGAATCCCACCCCATCCGCCAAAGCGTATACTGAGCAACGGCCTGCTTCGCCGACGTACAATCCGGCCACAGAGATGAGGCGCTCGTTTGGGACGATCCTGGGACAGAGCGAAGCGGCAAACGCTTCAGCACACACGTCATGCCGACGCGCGCAAAGCCTCCGTCGACGAGACAATCGGCACGTTCAAGGCCAGACCGGTTGCCAACAGATCACGGTCGCCTGTAACCAAGAGTGATGCCTTTCCCGCGATCCCAAGCCTCAAGAACATCGCCTCTCTCTCGTCGCAACATTGGGGAATGTGCGCGGCACGGCGCGGCACTTTGATGATCTCGCCCTAGGGCTGGACCGCTTCATCGCAGCTTGAGGCGACTGGGAGAAGGTGTCGGATGCACGGAGCGTCGCGACTTATCAGCCGGCTGTTGCTGACGTTGCTCGTACTCTGGACGGTGGCAACAATCCTCTTCCTGATGTTCCGGCTGATGCCCGGAACCCCGTTGGCAGCCTTCGTCAGCCCGACCTTCACGGCCGAGCAGCAGGAGTCGCTGCGCCGAGGATTTGGCCTGGATAGACCGCTGCATGACCAATACGTATTGTTCATCGGCAACCTGCTGCGGGGCGATCTCGGCCAATCGTTCTTTTACGGTCGCCCGGTCGGCGAGGTCGTCATGACTGCCTTCGCCAATACCATGGCGCTCACCCTCAGCTCGTTGCTCGTCGCCTATCTGCTCGGTGCCCTCGCCGGGGCATTCCTCGCCTGGAAGCGCGGCACCTGGATCGAAGGCGTGGGAATTCCGGTGGTTCTAGTCACGCGCGCCGCCCCCGAGTTCTGGCTGGGTATGGTCATGCTCGCGGTGTTCAGCTTCGGCCTCGGCTGGTTTCCCGGTGGCGGGGCCAATTCGGCGGGCCAGTCCTTTACCAGCGAATGGGCGCGGCTGTTCTCAATCGATTTCCTCCGCCATCTGCTTCTGCCGGCCGCGGCGCTCGCGCTCTACCTGCAGGGCCTGCCACTCCTGCTGATGCGTACCAACATGCTGGAGGTAATGCAGGAGGATTTCGTCACCATGGCGCGCATGAAAGGCCTGTCGAACTGGGCAATCGTCATGCGTCACGCGGCGCGCAACGCGCTCCTGCCGGTCGCCACTGCCTTCGCTCTCGGCATCGGCCAGTCGGTCGGCGGCAATGTCGTGGTCGAGACCGTCTTCAGCTGGCCCGGCCTCGGCCGCATGCTAGTCGACGCTGTCGCATCCAGCGACTATCCGCTGGCCCAGGGCGCGTTCCTGCTGATCGCGGCCACGCTCGTAACCATGAACTTCGTCGCCGACCTGCTCTACAGCCTGCTCGATCCGAGGATCTCCCATGCAAGCCGCCGCTGAGGCCGGGCCGGCCAGACGGCAGGCGTGGTGGATGCTCGCCTGGCTCGGACGTGATCCGTTCGCCATTGCCGGGATCGCGATCTACGTTACCTTCTTGTTCGTCGCAGTCTTCGCCGAACAGCTCGCAAGCCACGATCCTCAGCAAATTCTTTACCAACCGAACGGCCGCGTGCTGGCGAACCTGTCGCCGCGATCCGGCAATCTCCTCGGCACCACCAGTCTCGGCCGCGACATCTTCTCCCAGCTTGTCTTCGGCGCCCGCAGCGCCCTCGTCATCGGTGTGACCGCCGCAGTCGCCGTCGTCCTCACCGGCACCCTCATCGGCCTTGTCGCCGGCTTCTTCGGCGGGCTGGCCGACCTGCTACTGATGCGTTTGGCCGACGTCGCGCTCGGCATTCCATTCCTGCCGTTCGTGATCGTGCTGGCGAGCTTCCTCGAGCCCAGCATGTGGAACGTGGTGATCGGCATGGCGCTCCTGGTCTGGCCGTCGACGGCGCGGGTGATCCGGAGCCAGGTGCTGAGCCTGCGTGAACGCACTTTCGTCGAAGCCGCCCTCGTCACCGGGTCGAGCCGATTGCGCATCCTCTTCGTGCATGTAGCACCGAACGTGCTGCCCCTTTCCTTGGTCTACGGCTCGATCTCGGTCGGATGGGCGATCCTGACCGAGGCCAGCGTCAGCTTTCTGGGATTCGGCGGCGGCGAAACCGTTTCCTGGGGGTCGATGCTGCAAAACGCCTATGTCTCCCAGGCCCTGTCCAGAGGCTGGTATCACTGGTTCGTGCCGCCGGGGTTCTGCATCATCCTCGTCGTCGTTGCCGGCTTCTTCGTGAGCCGCGGCTTCGAGGAGGTTCTGTTTCCGCGGCTCCGGGACTGACGCCCATGTCTGTGCTCTCGGTCCAGGATCTGCGAGTTCACTATCGGAGCGACCGGGGCGTCGCCGAGGCCGTGCGCGGCGCCACGTTCGAGGTGCCGAAAGGCCAGGTGGTCAGCGTCGTCGGCGAGAGCGGCTGCGGCAAGACGACGCTGGCGCGCGCCATCATCGGCGTGCTGCCGAATGCCGCCTGGATCGCCGGCGGTCGGCTGATCTTCCAAGGCGTCGATCTTCTCTCGCTCAGCCCGAGCGAACTGGCATCGCGGCGCTGGCGCGACATCGCCTTCATTCCGCAAAGCGCCATGAACTCGCTCGACCCGGTTTACCGCCTCGGCACCCAGGTCGAGGAGGTGCTGATCGACCGCGGCGGCATGGACAAGCGCGCGGCCAAGCGTCGCGCCGCCGAGCTGTTCGACATGGTCGGTCTCGATCCCATTCGCCTCCGCGACTTCCCGCACCAATTCAGCGGCGGCATGCGCCAACGCGCCGCCATCGCGCTCGCCCTCGCGCTCAGACCGAGCTTAGTGATCGCAGACGAGCCGGTCACGGCGCTCGACGTCATCATCCAGCGGCAGATCCTGGATACGTTCAAGACCCTACAAACTGAGCTCGGCCTGTCGGTCATCCTGATCACCCATGACATAAGCGTTGTCGCCTATGCGAGCGACCGGGTCGTGGTCATGTACGCGGGCGAGGTCGTCGAGTCGGGCGCCACCTCTGAAGTGCTGGGCCGGCCGTTCCATCCCTACACTATGGGACTCTACAAGGCGTTCCCAGACCTGCATGAGGTGATCGGGACCTTGGTGCCGATCGAGGGCAGCCCGCCCGATCTGGTCAAGCCGCCGGTCGGCTGCGCCTTTGCCGATCGCTGCCCATTCACATTGTCGGACTGCCTGACGAGCCGGCCGCCGACGCTCGATGTCGGCAATGGCGGCAAAGCCGCCTGTCTCAGGGCACCGGAAGCGGAGCGTTTGCGTCTGAAGGCTGGAGAGCCCACGACATGGCTCCGCTTGTAGACGCAACCGCCCTCACCAAGCACTTCCCGGCGACGCGGGGAATCCCAGAGATCCTGCGCGGCGAATGGCCGGTGGCTCGCGCCGTCGACGGCATCGATCTTGCCATCGCCGAAGGAGAGACCGTCGGCCTTCTCGGCGAATCCGGTTGCG
The DNA window shown above is from Pseudomonadota bacterium and carries:
- a CDS encoding propanoyl-CoA acyltransferase is translated as MGRHVGIVGLGQTHHSRRRTDVSQAGLVREAVDRALADAKLAMEDIDSVVVATGPVLFAAVNQPEKWVCDAIGASQKPLVRITSGGGTGLAGALAGYYQIAGGFAERVLVVAYDKLSEGALQYSISTLYDPFWGREFAVGIMGFSAAYWRARMDVLGHTEEAAAMVAVKNRKNAMRNPHAHVKKEVTVEEVLASKPLAWPIKLLDVPPISDGAAAIVLSSEKAAAKSTDRPAWIRGMGYFCEADNAPSRSMVVSEPLAIAARRIYRAAGITNPRRQFDVVEVQEPYTCFELSYYESLGLCAPGEAAALIKSGATQFDGDIPVNPSGGCAGANPIGAAGLIRVIEAASQVMGKADQMQIPGAKLALAQSGGGWANLRGLAVLAA
- a CDS encoding ABC transporter permease — protein: MRDWRYRLGEHRGTLLAFVFFILMFAVYASNHPAGFTANVVQTAANKGVLLALIAMAQTFVVLTAGIDLSVGMMLVLTNCLASAIVLGAPAMVGLGVAGVLLAGLVCGAINGAIVIYGRLQPIVTTIATGAIYFGVALAIRPVPGGDVDSDLADAFTGRIWGVVPASLVALLVVVLVIWIPFRRSAIGRAAYAVGSSAAAAYMSGVPVRAASFLVYVLSGLIAAVGGLFLTFITASGEASAANGGSYTLFSIAAAVLGGVSLFGGSGSAIGAIFGALMFRTIGDLLFVFDLEPLWQPLFQGVVLLAAVCLGSVRLFQIRNRLDLF
- a CDS encoding thiolase family protein, which gives rise to MTPSKVAVISSAQTELRSAWSEAQHIDLISSVVAGVFKGTGLDLDDVDFIIDSGSDVLDGRSISNCGFLGAMGAHHKEESRVEEDGLWAALYGATKIAAGGADIGLIIAYSKPSESDFNAFYATQCEPFYQRPVGFDHRAASGMQAQRYLAKHKLAPKDLAGLAVKRWSDASRYAKVQIPSVPSEMDVLASVNVARPLTKLMMSRPVDGAVAVLLVSEEIARRINRTPVWITGLGASADRHSFAARSAGALEACEKAAKTAYARAGWKRPEASLAELGASSAVGELMVMEALGLAKPGHGIDLLKSEGGTVVNRSGGSLPADPIMATGLVRLAEASRQLLYPDTYDLRNPSSAIVHGWGGVGMQTHCVVTLEA
- a CDS encoding TetR/AcrR family transcriptional regulator, coding for MSKDFRETALQARITGDDFGSFVTAAADRCREDTSERKQDRSKRREQEILRAAIRVFARDGISRARIGDVAAEAGMPVSSIYEYYQSKEDLAYAVPASHLGRFFSEYAEAAVGKKTAWERLRLYLWLAADFARRNPEWARMLYLEIWPSVMIGQTPVRKALDDYVRVIVYLLRQGAAGGEWQAERNPYEMAAILTGSVNQVIITWLLYRKPSNLMKAVDSMIERVMTLLPTNELRPGKRMKKAAGRKG
- a CDS encoding ABC transporter permease, which codes for MKPPPMTTRGAQWRRVDPAVATAFGCIILLLLLGSLYSSRFLSPEYLLQQLKVASFLGIIATGMMLVILLGQIDLSVPWVVAVGGMMSTAATGWGPIGEALAIPFGVLCGVGLGLANGIGVAYLRLPSMIITLAVNAVAQGLMVVHTGGFSPQDSSSAAMRFIATGDTLLGVPNALVVWVVVGGATVFVLSRTTFGRAIYGIGNGERAIYLSGIQTQRVVLVTFAIAGGLSAFGGILLAGYASKAAQAMGDAYLLPSIAAVVLGGASILGGRGKYIGTVAGVILITLLQSILSVVQMEETGRQIIYGLVIIAMLLLYGRERLAR
- a CDS encoding enoyl-CoA hydratase/isomerase family protein, whose amino-acid sequence is MSVTIGSFEVTVQEDGVAAVLFSRPPVNAVSLSVYEDIGKLADTVEADTSIRVVVLTAPEESRAWCGGADLRDFKGMNPERWKERYGFINATIPRFARLDRPVIAAINGNAIGIGMVLAGLCDMRVASEEAQFSCPEIDYGLVTGGAGLFAMLKMPEAKMREILFTGRKFTARELEPTGYFNYVMPKAEVVPNALELASAIAIAAKSLPAIRARKVASLGLEGRSWMEAYLDAQAPSAQLATGADGGEAVRAFLERRAPQLRDR